The proteins below are encoded in one region of Pseudobacteroides sp.:
- a CDS encoding HAMP domain-containing sensor histidine kinase: MCLLNLIKLKKAKGKDYRSTGDIKINSELDALRIRLNMTQDILCKREAKLHSDNEENKNYNNRIKELYQLKNDIAKFITGDIGIYLNSIIRYTSNLLKENWNVLSSEEVKRLLKIRAESKELLGAIGNANLVVKTENFKVEPKKDLFNIIEVVDEIVSGLMNTILKKNLSFERILYSEESIPIYSDRLKFRRILTDVLSYSIQNASQGTIRLMLDIKESNYCIRIQDEGNGMTKEELDFIFDEFLMFNDKSYISKRAISMEMSLCNVKQLVELLGGCIEVESKEGEGSCFTIYLPVGN; this comes from the coding sequence ATGTGCTTATTAAACTTAATTAAATTGAAAAAAGCAAAAGGTAAAGATTATAGATCAACTGGTGATATAAAAATAAATTCTGAGTTAGATGCATTGAGAATCAGATTAAATATGACACAAGATATCTTGTGCAAAAGAGAAGCAAAGCTGCATAGTGATAATGAGGAAAATAAAAACTATAACAATAGGATAAAAGAGCTATACCAGCTCAAGAATGATATTGCTAAATTCATTACCGGAGATATTGGTATTTATTTAAATTCAATCATTCGCTATACATCCAATCTTCTAAAAGAAAATTGGAATGTATTGTCAAGTGAAGAAGTAAAAAGATTATTAAAAATAAGAGCTGAATCAAAGGAATTACTTGGTGCTATAGGTAACGCAAACTTAGTTGTAAAAACTGAAAATTTTAAAGTAGAGCCAAAAAAGGACCTATTTAATATTATAGAGGTAGTTGATGAAATAGTAAGTGGCCTAATGAATACAATTTTAAAAAAGAATTTAAGTTTTGAACGGATTCTCTATTCTGAAGAAAGTATTCCTATATATAGTGACCGTTTGAAGTTCAGGAGAATTTTGACGGATGTGTTATCTTATTCAATCCAAAATGCTTCACAAGGAACAATAAGGCTAATGCTAGACATAAAAGAATCAAACTATTGCATAAGGATCCAGGATGAGGGTAATGGAATGACTAAGGAAGAGCTGGATTTTATTTTTGATGAGTTTCTTATGTTCAATGATAAAAGCTATATAAGCAAAAGAGCAATAAGCATGGAAATGAGCCTCTGCAATGTTAAGCAACTGGTAGAATTACTTGGGGGTTGTATAGAAGTTGAAAGTAAAGAAGGAGAGGGAAGCTGTTTTACAATTTACTTGCCGGTTGGTAATTAG
- a CDS encoding aminopeptidase codes for MDDNKTSGQLLNEKLTYSSKNIWEKSDEKERELAFTFSERYKQFLNKAKTEREFAAEAVKLAEENGFVSLDSFDNGKLKPGMKVYRVNRNKAIALAVIGNKGMENGVNVVGAHIDSPRIDLKQNPLYEDTSMVLLKTHYYGGIKKYQWVTIPLALHGVVVKTSGEIVEVNIGEEDSDPVFTITDLLPHLAQDQMQKKMSEAITGEGLNVLFGSIPHEDDKVKDRVKLNILKLLNEKYDMTEEDFVSAELEIVPAFKASDVGLDRSFVGAYGQDDRVCSYAALDAILGITEVEKTAVCLLTDKEEIGSMGNTGAQSIFFENFLAELCFLSIDKYYDIILRACLSNSMMLSADVNSGVDPNYEGVQDKRNASFMGKGLVLQKYTGARGKVGGSEANPEFIAKLRKIFNDNHIIWQTGEIGKVDLGGGGTIAQFLANLGVEVIDCGIAVLSMHSPFEITSKIDIYTMNKAYKVFYKEI; via the coding sequence ATGGACGATAACAAAACAAGCGGACAGCTATTGAATGAGAAACTTACTTACAGCAGCAAAAATATATGGGAGAAATCCGATGAAAAAGAAAGGGAATTGGCATTTACGTTTTCGGAAAGGTATAAGCAGTTTTTAAACAAGGCCAAGACTGAGAGAGAGTTTGCAGCTGAAGCTGTAAAGTTGGCTGAGGAGAATGGGTTTGTGTCTTTGGACAGTTTTGATAACGGGAAGCTAAAACCGGGAATGAAAGTATATCGGGTTAACAGGAATAAAGCTATTGCTCTTGCTGTTATAGGAAACAAAGGGATGGAGAATGGTGTAAATGTTGTAGGAGCACATATAGACTCTCCAAGAATCGATCTCAAGCAAAATCCTCTATATGAGGACACAAGCATGGTGCTCCTTAAAACTCATTATTATGGAGGGATAAAAAAATACCAGTGGGTTACAATTCCTCTGGCATTGCACGGAGTTGTGGTGAAAACAAGCGGGGAGATAGTTGAGGTAAATATTGGGGAAGAGGATTCCGATCCGGTCTTTACCATAACTGATTTGCTGCCCCACTTAGCTCAGGATCAGATGCAAAAGAAAATGAGTGAGGCTATTACAGGCGAGGGCCTCAATGTGCTTTTTGGGTCCATACCCCATGAAGATGACAAGGTTAAGGACAGGGTAAAGCTAAACATATTAAAGCTCCTAAATGAAAAGTATGATATGACTGAAGAGGATTTTGTATCGGCAGAATTGGAGATTGTGCCTGCTTTTAAAGCAAGTGATGTAGGCCTAGATAGAAGCTTCGTCGGAGCATACGGTCAAGATGACAGGGTATGCTCATACGCAGCACTAGACGCTATATTGGGAATTACAGAGGTGGAAAAAACAGCTGTATGCCTCCTGACCGACAAGGAAGAGATAGGTAGCATGGGTAACACCGGAGCCCAGTCCATATTCTTCGAAAACTTCCTGGCAGAGCTTTGTTTCCTAAGTATTGATAAGTACTATGACATCATTTTAAGGGCGTGCCTTTCCAATTCAATGATGCTTTCAGCGGATGTAAATTCAGGTGTGGACCCCAACTATGAAGGTGTTCAGGATAAGAGAAACGCATCCTTTATGGGCAAGGGGCTCGTGCTTCAGAAGTATACCGGAGCAAGAGGAAAGGTTGGAGGAAGCGAAGCAAATCCTGAGTTTATAGCAAAGCTCAGGAAAATCTTTAATGACAACCATATAATATGGCAGACAGGGGAGATCGGTAAGGTTGACCTTGGCGGGGGAGGTACAATAGCCCAATTTTTGGCAAACCTGGGAGTAGAGGTTATTGATTGCGGAATAGCGGTTTTATCCATGCACTCTCCTTTTGAAATAACAAGCAAAATAGATATTTATACAATGAATAAAGCATATAAGGTGTTCTACAAGGAGATTTAA
- a CDS encoding HAD family hydrolase, whose translation MKVDAVIFDLDGTLADTIPLTVHALKMAVMELSDIEYSDEEILREFGPIDTEIIKKLLKYKKDDVAPDVYMKHFESNFNDYVKPIEGVDILLNFIRSNGIKLGLFTGRSRRATNIIIEKLGFSGMFDVLIPGDDTKKPKPDPDGILMALDILSAAKESSFYVGDFDVDILASKAAGVKSVLALWSSSKDEKLKENNPDYCFTKPAEFIDVLKDLLKR comes from the coding sequence ATGAAAGTTGATGCAGTAATCTTTGATCTTGATGGCACCCTGGCAGATACTATCCCGCTTACTGTTCATGCACTTAAAATGGCTGTTATGGAGCTTTCCGATATAGAATATAGTGATGAGGAAATTCTTAGAGAATTCGGGCCAATAGACACCGAAATAATAAAAAAGCTTTTGAAATATAAGAAGGATGATGTAGCACCCGATGTTTATATGAAGCATTTTGAAAGCAATTTTAACGATTATGTAAAGCCTATTGAAGGAGTGGATATTCTCCTTAATTTTATAAGATCTAACGGAATAAAGCTTGGGCTTTTTACCGGCAGGAGCAGGAGGGCTACAAACATAATCATCGAGAAGTTAGGTTTTTCGGGAATGTTTGATGTTTTGATACCGGGTGATGACACAAAGAAACCAAAGCCTGATCCTGATGGTATATTAATGGCATTGGATATTCTGTCGGCGGCCAAAGAATCCAGTTTTTATGTGGGAGATTTTGATGTAGACATACTGGCAAGTAAGGCAGCTGGGGTAAAGTCGGTGCTGGCCCTTTGGTCTTCATCAAAGGACGAGAAGCTAAAAGAGAATAATCCCGACTATTGTTTCACGAAACCGGCGGAATTTATTGATGTACTAAAAGATTTGCTTAAGCGATAA
- a CDS encoding DedA family protein gives MEILTQLIDFVLHIDKHLAEIIKNYGTWTYLILFMIIFCETGLVVTPFLPGDSFLFALGALGDSLNLKLAYILLVVAAILGNTTNYLIGKFIGDKIISFKKFRLVKPEHLEKTHAFYEKHGGKAIILSRFFPIIRTFAPFVAGVGKMNFVKFSIFNMIGGVSWITSFILMGVFFGKIPAVKENFTFVIVGIVVVTFLPAAITFIKSRTSKK, from the coding sequence ATGGAAATACTAACACAATTGATTGACTTTGTACTGCACATTGATAAGCACCTGGCAGAGATAATTAAGAATTACGGCACATGGACCTATCTCATACTATTTATGATTATATTTTGTGAAACGGGATTGGTTGTAACACCTTTTCTTCCTGGCGATTCATTCCTTTTTGCACTTGGAGCACTTGGAGACAGCCTAAATTTGAAGCTTGCATATATCCTTTTAGTTGTTGCTGCCATATTAGGAAACACAACCAATTACCTTATAGGAAAATTTATTGGAGACAAGATTATTTCATTTAAAAAGTTTAGACTTGTAAAACCTGAACATTTAGAAAAAACACATGCCTTCTATGAAAAACATGGGGGTAAGGCTATTATTCTATCGAGGTTTTTCCCTATCATTCGTACATTTGCACCATTTGTTGCAGGCGTAGGCAAAATGAATTTTGTAAAGTTTTCCATATTCAATATGATCGGAGGAGTCTCCTGGATTACATCATTCATCCTTATGGGAGTTTTCTTCGGCAAAATCCCCGCGGTTAAAGAGAATTTTACTTTTGTTATAGTTGGCATTGTTGTAGTAACGTTTTTACCTGCTGCCATAACCTTTATCAAAAGCCGCACATCCAAAAAATAA
- a CDS encoding LCP family protein, whose amino-acid sequence MNIRKFYLIMTTTITIFLFSSGIWLLLLINTTSAAHDTGNAKNSNSLINSIIKPFVADKNPVNILVLGGDKVAGNTDTMMLVNFTPGTGKISILSTPRDSRVKIRGLGYTKINAAYPRGGAELAVETLSNFLGVRIKYYAYVDTAAFRKIIDLLDGVDFYVPADLKYDDPIQNLHINLKKGQQHLNGKQAEQFMRFRKPTRYTKEVQEFYDGSDLKRIEAQQNFMRELIRQKTNIKYISKANDLIDVILDSIETNITMSDALKLAQNISNIDTAGMKTFMVPGDSAYINQIWYYIPDRKATELIVDENFHSDLGAIPAYYTNEEDRASIRSSKTPTRPKATKNPSNSDTSIKGSKTPKP is encoded by the coding sequence ATGAATATACGTAAATTTTATTTAATAATGACAACTACAATAACAATTTTTCTTTTTTCATCGGGTATATGGCTGCTCTTATTGATAAATACAACATCTGCAGCACATGATACTGGCAACGCAAAAAATTCGAACAGCCTTATAAATAGTATTATAAAGCCTTTCGTAGCCGATAAAAATCCCGTAAACATACTAGTCTTAGGCGGTGACAAGGTTGCTGGCAATACCGATACTATGATGCTTGTCAACTTCACCCCGGGCACAGGCAAAATCAGTATTTTATCCACTCCTCGTGACTCAAGGGTAAAAATCCGGGGACTTGGTTACACCAAAATCAATGCAGCATACCCAAGAGGCGGGGCGGAACTTGCAGTTGAGACCCTTTCCAATTTTCTCGGTGTAAGAATCAAGTATTATGCTTATGTAGATACCGCTGCATTTAGAAAAATAATAGATTTATTAGATGGGGTAGATTTTTATGTGCCTGCGGATCTCAAATATGACGACCCCATACAAAATCTTCATATCAACCTTAAAAAGGGTCAGCAGCATCTAAACGGTAAGCAAGCCGAGCAGTTTATGCGGTTCAGAAAGCCTACCCGGTATACAAAGGAAGTACAGGAATTCTATGACGGCAGCGACTTAAAAAGGATAGAAGCACAGCAGAACTTTATGCGAGAGTTGATTAGACAGAAGACCAATATCAAATATATATCCAAGGCAAACGATCTGATTGATGTCATACTTGATAGCATAGAGACAAATATAACAATGAGTGATGCATTAAAGCTTGCTCAGAATATAAGCAATATAGATACGGCAGGTATGAAGACCTTCATGGTTCCGGGAGATAGTGCTTATATCAACCAAATCTGGTATTATATTCCTGACCGTAAGGCCACAGAACTTATAGTTGATGAGAATTTTCACTCTGATTTAGGGGCTATACCGGCATATTATACAAATGAGGAAGACAGGGCTTCTATTAGAAGCAGCAAAACTCCAACAAGGCCTAAAGCAACAAAAAATCCGTCTAACTCTGATACGTCAATAAAGGGGTCAAAAACTCCTAAACCATAA
- a CDS encoding TlpA disulfide reductase family protein, translating into MKKGIIMVLCVLLAVALVVIGVISFKDDSNKNTDITSDVTSSPESSAAVSPEPDSGTLKMADDFTLTDLNGNQVTLSELKGKNVFLNFFATWCSPCKRELPDIQKIEEEYKDKDLLVYLVDLGEDENTVKEFLKKNNYTFNVLMDINSDAGNLYRTTEIPTSFFINKEGRIVVRHTSIMTYEQMKNNVEKLYK; encoded by the coding sequence ATGAAAAAAGGTATTATTATGGTTTTATGTGTACTACTTGCAGTAGCTCTTGTTGTTATTGGAGTCATAAGCTTTAAGGATGACAGTAATAAAAACACTGATATCACATCTGATGTCACTTCTTCTCCTGAAAGCAGTGCCGCTGTTTCCCCCGAACCTGACAGCGGAACACTAAAGATGGCTGATGATTTTACATTGACAGATCTTAACGGTAATCAGGTAACATTAAGTGAACTTAAAGGAAAAAATGTATTCCTAAACTTCTTTGCAACCTGGTGTTCTCCATGCAAAAGAGAGCTTCCGGACATCCAAAAAATAGAGGAGGAATATAAGGATAAGGACTTGTTGGTATACCTGGTAGATTTAGGTGAAGATGAAAATACCGTTAAAGAATTCTTGAAAAAGAACAACTATACATTTAACGTTCTTATGGATATAAACAGTGATGCAGGAAATCTCTACAGAACCACTGAGATACCCACATCCTTCTTCATAAATAAAGAAGGTAGAATAGTCGTCAGACATACAAGCATTATGACTTATGAGCAGATGAAAAATAACGTTGAAAAATTGTACAAGTAG
- a CDS encoding transglutaminase domain-containing protein, whose product MFTNKQTQNYLINFILTVLMSFCFSYALTTTLNLKYPAYMLILAISAVTLFYSAITVNKIVLKISLLSMLVLVIGIVGFLFYKLGFSEIYVNIEYFCNWLYDYVSSFKVKLVPVYGIIIASFFVLVTTLFTFIFTIKRYNFIVILISGSLLFAVQFVNKYLMTINTFYLFLFLMVIYYMKHIFIKNSSRDTNEYISHSSFLIFIVPLCAVILFVTYMIPVRPKPLEWKWMDSKLKIFYNNYFKSGVPSKFDYFSLTETGFGTDSSNLGGKINKNKKLVLRVKSPRPIYLKGSIKDAYTGRSWLSTDHSTKMLADKSSNLPIDYNETLKYLSTDNINPYRFENNSLLINYLELLVGMRILTNDEDVIRRYFTRDKIDITFQNLSTKTLFLPENAYQLNVPNMDVMLGANGDLTTSEHMTKNFKYSLNSLNFVINKKTEDLLRKSNEDLFKEYYNYMDYVLNINSQMMEKSNNVLQAYSENTDTPTELVDIDGFKLIVFALGKNVLQSPNVTNQDKFSSVPQLDFSNAPQKVLDMVVQHSNNKGSVLLNSSIFNISESDNAYSYVVILNQELQKAPPENSYFNLQDFQLPINLFSRNTLELLRSNSNEAYSKYLLLPPDLPERIKNLAKSITDNKSNRYDKVKSIERYLSKNYKYTLTPDDTPTGRDFVDYFLFDLKKGYCTYYATSMVVMLRTLGIPARYVEGYIVTSGSKKGDEYQITNEKAHAWVEAYFEGFGWIKFEPTAAYASNDPQNNRNSSDDDSRTGSRPSWIENQNNSNPGNMQVNQLPDNVNKPLIILGAVILAIFLSLLALAALILINYIKGRRKLRILSQMDPRESIVSVYKQILHHMSILGYNKLDKETPKDFANRLGSSIAASRTNLNAVTDVFITARYSKNFVTDKDKAYVLDSFYNLTLYTRQSMGKFKHFVLKYLKGKI is encoded by the coding sequence ATGTTCACTAATAAACAAACGCAAAACTATCTTATAAATTTTATACTGACTGTGCTTATGAGTTTTTGCTTTTCATATGCACTTACTACTACGTTAAACTTAAAATATCCGGCCTATATGCTAATATTGGCGATATCTGCCGTTACACTGTTTTATTCTGCAATTACAGTCAATAAGATTGTCTTAAAAATATCCCTTTTATCGATGCTTGTACTTGTCATAGGTATAGTAGGGTTTCTCTTTTATAAGTTGGGATTTAGTGAGATATATGTGAATATTGAGTACTTCTGCAATTGGCTTTATGACTATGTTTCAAGCTTCAAAGTCAAACTTGTCCCTGTATACGGCATCATAATAGCATCATTTTTTGTACTCGTAACCACATTATTTACCTTTATCTTTACAATTAAAAGATATAACTTCATTGTTATACTTATAAGCGGATCATTGCTGTTTGCGGTTCAGTTTGTAAACAAATATCTAATGACGATAAACACTTTTTATCTATTTCTATTCCTTATGGTCATTTACTACATGAAGCATATATTTATAAAGAATTCGTCGAGAGATACAAATGAGTATATAAGTCACTCCTCATTTTTGATCTTTATTGTACCGTTATGTGCTGTCATACTGTTCGTTACCTATATGATCCCTGTCCGTCCAAAGCCTTTGGAGTGGAAATGGATGGATAGCAAACTCAAGATATTCTATAACAACTACTTTAAAAGCGGTGTCCCGAGTAAATTTGATTATTTTTCCCTTACAGAAACAGGTTTTGGAACCGATTCCAGTAATCTTGGCGGTAAAATCAACAAAAACAAGAAACTGGTCCTTCGAGTAAAATCCCCTAGGCCTATTTACTTGAAAGGTTCCATAAAGGATGCTTATACCGGCCGATCATGGTTAAGCACTGATCATTCAACAAAAATGCTTGCAGATAAAAGCAGCAATCTCCCTATAGACTACAACGAAACCTTAAAATACTTAAGCACCGATAATATAAATCCCTATAGATTTGAAAATAACAGTCTATTGATTAATTATCTTGAGCTTTTAGTCGGTATGAGAATTCTTACAAATGATGAAGATGTGATAAGAAGGTACTTCACAAGAGACAAGATAGATATAACATTCCAAAACTTATCCACTAAGACTCTTTTCCTGCCGGAAAACGCTTACCAGCTAAATGTACCCAATATGGATGTCATGCTTGGAGCAAACGGGGATTTGACAACATCAGAACATATGACTAAAAATTTTAAATACAGCCTAAACTCTCTGAACTTTGTCATCAACAAAAAGACGGAGGACTTACTTCGTAAAAGCAACGAAGATCTATTTAAGGAATACTACAACTACATGGACTATGTTTTAAATATTAACAGTCAGATGATGGAAAAATCAAATAATGTTTTGCAAGCATACTCCGAGAATACCGATACCCCCACAGAATTAGTTGATATTGATGGATTTAAGCTAATTGTGTTCGCATTGGGTAAAAATGTTCTCCAATCCCCTAATGTGACTAACCAAGATAAATTCAGCAGCGTTCCCCAACTTGATTTTAGCAATGCTCCACAAAAAGTCCTGGATATGGTGGTACAGCATAGTAACAACAAAGGATCTGTTTTGTTAAATTCCTCCATTTTTAACATCAGTGAATCGGATAACGCATATAGCTATGTGGTCATACTTAACCAAGAGCTTCAAAAAGCTCCACCTGAAAATTCGTATTTCAACCTGCAGGATTTCCAATTACCAATAAATCTTTTTAGCAGAAATACATTGGAGCTCTTGAGATCCAACTCAAATGAAGCATACTCAAAATACCTGCTGCTTCCGCCTGATCTTCCTGAAAGGATAAAGAACCTTGCCAAATCCATCACAGATAATAAGTCTAATCGGTATGACAAGGTTAAATCAATTGAAAGATATCTTTCAAAAAACTACAAATATACCCTGACCCCGGATGATACTCCTACTGGAAGAGACTTCGTAGATTACTTCCTCTTTGACCTAAAGAAAGGGTATTGCACATATTATGCAACCTCAATGGTTGTTATGCTAAGGACTCTGGGGATCCCAGCCAGATATGTGGAGGGCTATATTGTTACTTCGGGTTCTAAAAAGGGCGATGAGTACCAAATCACCAATGAAAAGGCACATGCATGGGTTGAGGCATACTTCGAGGGATTTGGTTGGATCAAATTCGAACCTACGGCTGCATATGCCAGCAATGATCCTCAAAATAACCGGAATTCATCTGACGATGACAGCCGAACCGGCAGCAGGCCATCATGGATTGAAAACCAAAACAATTCAAACCCCGGCAACATGCAGGTTAATCAGCTTCCTGATAATGTAAATAAGCCTTTGATCATTTTGGGTGCTGTTATACTAGCAATATTTTTAAGCTTATTAGCCCTTGCAGCCTTAATACTTATCAATTATATAAAAGGCAGAAGGAAGCTTAGGATACTTTCTCAAATGGACCCTCGCGAAAGCATAGTATCAGTTTATAAGCAGATCTTGCACCACATGTCCATACTCGGTTATAATAAGCTTGATAAAGAAACTCCCAAGGATTTTGCAAACAGGTTGGGTAGTTCCATTGCTGCCAGCCGTACCAATCTTAATGCAGTAACCGATGTCTTTATTACTGCACGATACAGTAAAAACTTTGTTACTGATAAGGATAAGGCTTACGTACTGGACAGCTTCTACAACCTTACCTTATATACAAGGCAAAGCATGGGAAAATTCAAGCACTTTGTGCTGAAATACCTAAAAGGAAAAATTTGA
- a CDS encoding DUF58 domain-containing protein encodes MFKNRVLYACIFLSALIFAYFFGGKVPYGFLYVVILMPIISFLYTIVILIRFKYTESLDKNFITKGDIVNYNLSIHNEDFFLYPYMRINFCGDDSIFKDQFRSKNLSLLPFKDKKYTFELECKYRGNYGIGIKSVQIEDFFGLFRLTYKNAVAKHITVYPRIVFLERFNLKTNYICETNSTLNNRFEDMTTVSDIRKYAYGDSLKKIHWKLTAKTRDMMVKNFQSTTQTSSVIFLDLLKSPYSHEVNTIIEDKVLESCISVIYYCLNNWVPINLVYFKSEIINRTASSPLDFNEIYDTLTTISFIEKIGLKDLMKVHLMDNITNSNLVLCTSNMSYELYNEIYNANYSGYDLSIIYISPSELTGSVDSDADTILSNLTEAGVDVYKLNISDDIKYILER; translated from the coding sequence ATGTTTAAAAACAGGGTTTTATATGCATGCATTTTTCTATCTGCTTTGATATTTGCTTATTTCTTTGGCGGCAAGGTTCCTTACGGATTTCTTTATGTCGTTATTTTGATGCCTATAATTTCATTCCTGTACACTATAGTTATACTTATTAGGTTCAAATATACCGAAAGCCTTGATAAAAACTTTATAACAAAGGGTGATATTGTAAATTACAATTTAAGTATACACAATGAGGATTTTTTCCTCTATCCTTATATGAGGATTAACTTTTGCGGTGATGACTCCATATTTAAAGACCAGTTTCGCTCAAAAAACCTGTCCCTATTGCCATTTAAAGATAAAAAATACACCTTTGAGTTGGAATGCAAATACAGGGGCAACTACGGCATCGGTATAAAGTCTGTCCAGATCGAGGATTTTTTCGGACTGTTCAGACTTACATACAAAAATGCAGTAGCAAAGCACATTACAGTTTATCCTAGAATTGTATTTCTGGAAAGATTCAATTTGAAAACAAACTATATATGTGAAACCAACAGTACTTTAAACAACAGGTTTGAAGACATGACTACCGTATCCGACATCAGAAAGTATGCATATGGTGACAGCTTAAAAAAAATACATTGGAAGCTTACTGCCAAAACAAGGGATATGATGGTCAAAAATTTTCAAAGTACTACCCAGACAAGCAGCGTTATTTTCCTTGACCTTCTTAAAAGTCCTTATTCTCATGAAGTAAATACCATAATAGAAGATAAGGTACTGGAGTCATGCATATCTGTAATTTATTATTGCCTAAACAACTGGGTCCCAATAAATCTTGTTTATTTCAAGAGCGAAATAATAAACCGTACAGCCAGTTCGCCTCTGGACTTTAATGAAATTTACGACACTCTTACAACTATCAGCTTTATAGAAAAGATAGGATTAAAAGATCTGATGAAAGTCCACCTGATGGATAATATAACCAACTCCAACTTGGTTTTATGTACATCAAACATGAGCTATGAGCTTTACAATGAAATTTACAATGCAAATTATTCCGGATATGACCTGAGCATAATTTATATATCCCCTTCCGAACTAACCGGCAGCGTCGACAGTGATGCTGATACAATTTTATCAAACCTTACAGAAGCAGGGGTGGATGTTTACAAACTTAACATATCCGATGATATCAAATATATATTGGAGAGATAG
- a CDS encoding MoxR family ATPase, with amino-acid sequence MENSVKVLNSIVENVEKVIVGKRKSVELALISLICNGHVLIEDVPGVGKTSLISSLARSINASFKRIQFTPDILPSDITGFSMYNQKTGDFEYRPGAVMSQIILADEINRTSPKTQASLLEVMEESQVTVDGVTHKVPKPFMVLATQNPIEYLGTFPLPEAQLDRFFMKISIGYPTPGEESYILNRFRQNNPIESLDKVASGEDIIKIQEEIKEVHVDKTLNDYIVDIVASTRNHNDVILGSSPRGSMSLFKAAQAWAFYNKRNFVMPEDIKYMVVPVLSHRIVLKQEAKLKKTNAADILGSILEKTKVPVVDYNV; translated from the coding sequence ATGGAGAATTCAGTTAAGGTACTAAATAGCATTGTTGAAAATGTAGAAAAGGTAATTGTTGGCAAAAGAAAATCTGTAGAACTGGCACTAATATCTCTCATATGCAACGGACATGTGCTTATCGAGGATGTTCCGGGGGTAGGCAAAACGAGTCTCATTTCATCTCTAGCAAGATCAATAAATGCTTCTTTTAAAAGAATTCAATTTACCCCTGATATATTACCGTCAGACATAACAGGTTTTTCAATGTACAATCAGAAAACAGGCGATTTTGAATATCGTCCAGGTGCAGTTATGAGCCAGATAATATTGGCTGATGAGATAAACAGAACTTCACCCAAAACTCAGGCAAGCCTTCTTGAAGTTATGGAGGAGAGTCAGGTTACAGTTGATGGAGTAACCCATAAAGTACCAAAACCCTTTATGGTACTTGCAACCCAAAACCCCATCGAATATCTAGGCACATTTCCTCTTCCCGAAGCTCAACTAGACAGATTCTTTATGAAAATATCCATAGGTTATCCCACTCCAGGAGAGGAAAGCTACATATTAAACAGATTCCGGCAGAACAATCCCATAGAGTCCCTAGATAAAGTAGCCTCTGGTGAAGATATAATCAAAATACAGGAGGAAATAAAGGAAGTACATGTTGATAAAACCCTTAATGATTATATTGTTGATATAGTTGCAAGCACAAGAAACCACAACGATGTAATACTCGGTTCAAGCCCCAGGGGATCAATGTCTCTGTTTAAGGCTGCTCAGGCATGGGCTTTCTACAATAAAAGAAATTTTGTTATGCCTGAGGATATTAAATATATGGTGGTACCGGTTCTTTCTCATAGAATAGTTCTTAAACAGGAAGCCAAATTAAAGAAAACAAACGCAGCTGATATTTTAGGATCTATCCTGGAAAAAACCAAGGTTCCTGTGGTGGACTACAATGTTTAA